A genomic segment from Blastococcus sp. PRF04-17 encodes:
- a CDS encoding single-stranded DNA-binding protein — translation MNATEITVIGNVVNSPSRNRTQNGSVTNFRMAATERRFDSGTQDWIDGHSFFVDVECWGELGGNVSHSISKGDPVVVVGNIRTHEWESEQGRRSRPQIRAEAVAPNLARGTAEFKKTQRSSVAAQEAPESASDAPSVEELAEILGGREYDGAVGALQEEDAADLDPEPTHA, via the coding sequence GTGAACGCCACCGAGATCACCGTCATCGGCAACGTCGTCAACTCACCCAGCCGCAACCGCACGCAGAACGGCAGCGTCACCAACTTCAGGATGGCCGCCACCGAGCGCCGTTTCGACAGCGGCACGCAGGACTGGATCGACGGCCACTCCTTCTTCGTCGACGTCGAGTGCTGGGGCGAGCTGGGCGGCAACGTCTCGCACAGCATCAGCAAGGGCGACCCGGTCGTCGTCGTGGGGAACATCCGGACGCACGAGTGGGAGTCGGAGCAGGGCAGGCGCAGCCGTCCGCAGATCAGGGCCGAGGCGGTCGCGCCGAACCTGGCCCGGGGCACCGCCGAGTTCAAGAAGACACAGCGGTCCTCGGTGGCGGCCCAGGAGGCGCCGGAGTCGGCGAGCGACGCTCCGTCCGTCGAGGAGCTGGCCGAGATCCTGGGTGGGCGGGAGTACGACGGGGCCGTCGGGGCGTTGCAGGAGGAGGACGCCGCCGACCTCGACCCGGAGCCCACGCACGCGTAG
- a CDS encoding lytic transglycosylase domain-containing protein: MTGAALLLVTAIGASAQSTEVEAAGRVGDAPLPWAAGAALIVPQLSEGAPPGAVTLAEAPTRQAGQAPPAPTVITGLAANGIPNVALNAYRVAAARMADAKPGCGIEWSLLAGIGRIESNHGRYGGAVLGPEGTSTPKILGPPLDGGRFAYIGDSDNGLWDGDTTYDRAMGPMQFIPTTWRSYAIDADGDGVSNPFNINDAALAAANYLCTAGGNLRTQAGMIEAIFAYNHSDSYVAEVLALARAYAAGIPVADLGPLFGITSGPVPPPSGPYWAAPAAPGPAIGFEDRTPPNGPTTGAAPPPRRPDSTPAAQGGGSGGSGAGTPANNSSGSTSEPPPANTPAPPPAQRQPGAPQNPGTAPAQPLPVPVPVPAPAPAPAPAPPPAPAPQPPPVVTAPPPPLIPGETCRRATDVSLPLTLPLCPS; the protein is encoded by the coding sequence GTGACCGGCGCGGCCCTGTTGCTCGTCACAGCCATCGGGGCGTCGGCGCAGTCCACGGAGGTCGAGGCCGCCGGCCGCGTGGGAGACGCGCCGCTGCCCTGGGCCGCGGGCGCCGCCCTCATCGTCCCCCAGCTCTCCGAGGGCGCGCCGCCGGGCGCGGTCACGCTCGCCGAGGCGCCGACCCGGCAGGCCGGCCAGGCCCCGCCGGCGCCCACGGTCATCACCGGCCTCGCCGCCAACGGCATCCCGAACGTCGCCCTGAACGCCTACCGCGTGGCCGCGGCCCGCATGGCCGACGCCAAGCCCGGCTGCGGCATCGAGTGGTCGCTGCTGGCCGGCATCGGGCGCATCGAGTCCAACCACGGCCGCTACGGCGGCGCCGTCCTCGGCCCGGAGGGGACGTCGACCCCGAAGATCCTCGGCCCGCCCCTGGACGGCGGACGGTTCGCCTACATCGGCGACAGCGACAACGGTCTGTGGGACGGCGACACGACCTACGACCGCGCCATGGGCCCCATGCAGTTCATCCCGACCACCTGGCGCTCCTACGCCATCGACGCCGACGGCGACGGGGTGTCCAATCCGTTCAACATCAACGACGCCGCGCTGGCCGCCGCGAACTACCTGTGCACCGCCGGCGGGAACCTGCGCACCCAGGCCGGGATGATCGAGGCGATCTTCGCCTACAACCACTCCGACAGCTACGTCGCCGAGGTGCTGGCGCTCGCCCGCGCCTACGCGGCCGGCATCCCGGTCGCCGACCTCGGCCCGCTGTTCGGCATCACGAGCGGACCCGTCCCACCGCCGTCCGGCCCCTACTGGGCGGCACCGGCGGCACCCGGACCGGCGATCGGCTTCGAGGACAGGACTCCCCCGAACGGCCCGACCACCGGCGCCGCCCCGCCGCCGCGGCGGCCCGACAGCACTCCTGCGGCGCAGGGCGGTGGGTCAGGCGGTTCCGGCGCCGGGACGCCGGCGAACAATTCCTCCGGCTCGACGTCGGAGCCGCCACCGGCCAACACGCCGGCGCCGCCGCCTGCGCAGCGACAGCCGGGCGCCCCGCAGAACCCCGGCACGGCACCGGCCCAGCCACTGCCGGTGCCAGTTCCGGTCCCTGCTCCTGCACCGGCGCCGGCACCGGCTCCCCCGCCGGCTCCCGCGCCGCAGCCGCCACCGGTCGTGACGGCACCGCCGCCGCCGCTGATCCCCGGGGAGACCTGCCGGCGGGCGACCGATGTGAGCCTGCCCCTGACCCTGCCGCTCTGCCCGTCGTGA
- a CDS encoding NUDIX hydrolase, which produces MTSVWSSPDRPAYPHHALAAVLQVRAGRLHVMLWRRATDPFAGAWALPGGPLLGDETLGASVARQLASKVSVDHLAHLEQLETRSDPGRDPRGRTVATAYLGLIPAHVEPALPADTAWHPVGALPATAFDHGSIVGSALGRLRAKLSYTNIGFALAPPTFTIAELREIYVAALGYEVTATNLQRVLLRRGCSSPPGSSRTPVAAVGGPRCSIASPWRRSRSPIRSRCSARRRPGGVSTSADLAESLRFPGGWPAVDPGPSPSSPGGTTTGQQPGEKETVTTNLTTRRRSATTIVAAIGAVGAAAAVAGMATFGDFTDSTSPVNTNVDTGVVSIDLSDGGSGSVPFTGGLMLAGDSRSHLVDLVNDGNTALGRVSLTSWATSPSVLDSDTVNGLQLKVESCSVPWEVSDTSPVCTGTVRTHTDGPIVVTDVALAGSAALTPGSVDHLKLTASLPVTATGDDFQGATSSLSFQFTGTQKTGSAR; this is translated from the coding sequence GTGACATCCGTGTGGTCCTCGCCGGACCGGCCCGCGTATCCCCACCACGCGCTGGCCGCGGTGCTGCAGGTCAGGGCCGGGCGGCTGCACGTGATGCTGTGGCGACGCGCCACCGACCCGTTCGCCGGCGCCTGGGCGCTGCCCGGCGGCCCGCTGCTCGGGGACGAGACGCTCGGGGCGTCGGTCGCCCGCCAGCTGGCGTCGAAGGTGTCGGTCGACCACCTGGCGCACCTCGAGCAGCTGGAGACCCGCAGCGACCCCGGCCGCGATCCGCGGGGACGCACGGTGGCCACGGCATACCTGGGGCTCATCCCGGCCCACGTCGAGCCGGCCCTGCCCGCGGACACCGCCTGGCACCCCGTCGGCGCCCTGCCCGCCACGGCGTTCGACCATGGATCGATCGTCGGGTCGGCGCTGGGCCGGCTGCGGGCCAAGCTCTCCTACACCAACATCGGCTTCGCGCTGGCGCCGCCGACGTTCACCATCGCGGAGCTGCGGGAGATCTACGTGGCCGCGCTCGGCTACGAGGTCACCGCCACCAACCTGCAGCGCGTCCTCCTGCGCAGGGGGTGCTCGAGCCCACCGGGCAGCAGTCGCACCCCGGTCGCAGCGGTGGGCGGCCCGCGATGCTCCATCGCTTCGCCGTGGAGACGCTCGAGGTCACCGATCCGTTCGCGGTGCTCCGCCCGCCGTCGTCCCGGGGGAGTGAGCACGTCCGCCGATCTTGCGGAGTCCTTGCGGTTCCCTGGCGGGTGGCCTGCGGTTGACCCAGGACCGTCTCCCTCGTCGCCGGGTGGAACCACCACCGGGCAGCAACCGGGGGAGAAGGAAACCGTGACCACCAACCTGACGACTCGTCGACGGTCGGCCACCACGATCGTTGCCGCCATCGGGGCCGTCGGTGCAGCTGCCGCGGTCGCCGGGATGGCGACCTTCGGCGACTTCACCGACAGCACCTCGCCGGTCAACACCAACGTCGACACCGGCGTCGTCTCCATCGACCTGTCCGACGGCGGCTCCGGCTCCGTGCCGTTCACCGGCGGCCTGATGCTCGCGGGTGACTCGCGCAGCCACCTCGTCGACCTGGTGAACGACGGGAACACGGCGCTCGGCCGGGTGAGCCTCACGTCGTGGGCGACCTCGCCGAGCGTCCTCGACAGCGACACGGTGAACGGGCTGCAGCTGAAGGTCGAGTCGTGCTCGGTCCCGTGGGAGGTCTCCGACACCAGCCCCGTCTGCACCGGGACGGTGCGCACCCACACCGACGGTCCGATCGTCGTGACCGACGTCGCCCTCGCCGGCAGTGCCGCGCTGACGCCGGGTTCGGTTGACCACCTCAAGCTCACCGCATCGCTGCCGGTGACCGCTACCGGCGACGACTTCCAGGGTGCCACCAGCTCGCTGAGCTTCCAGTTCACCGGCACCCAGAAGACCGGATCGGCCCGCTGA